In Paramormyrops kingsleyae isolate MSU_618 chromosome 18, PKINGS_0.4, whole genome shotgun sequence, the DNA window CAGGTAAGCTTGACAGAAGTATACAAATGCATGACATTACAtgtttatcatttaaaaaacactggCTGTTACATGTAAAATCAAAAGAGAAATTGATGGAAATAATATCACTGGAAAGAAAATTCAGATATAGCTCCTATTTACAGGTGTAATGCCTTCTTGGGAATGGGCTGGTAAGGCAGGAGACGGAGTTACAGACTGGTTACAAATCAGATctaagtcgaatttgtaggaAATTCGGAACAGGCATATGGAGTTCCTATTTTATTTAGTTAAATGTTTGTCTcaatatatagtatatactTTACCTTTCTACCGTTCTATTCGAGGTCATAATTGAGGATGTACTAAAAGTACTGTTTTGGTCTTATCACATGCTTTCGTAGAAGCCTCTTAATTTGCTCCATCACCTCCTCTGTCTTCAGTGAGTAAATGATAGGGTTCAGGAGGGCAGGTAAGACCATTGACAGTGATGTGTTAAGAATTCGGGTGTTAACTTCAATTGTGATGTTAATCCATGCAATGGTGTAAATCACCAGGATGGGCATGAAAAACATTGCTACCAGAATCAGGTGTGCGGTGCAGGTTCTCACTGCCTTCCATCGCCCTTCGGCAGAATTGATTCGGGAGATGGCGATGACAATGCACATATACGAGGCTAAGATGAATGCCAGGGgcacaaaaatgacaacaatcagggaCAGACTAGTAATCCTCCAGTTCACAGTGTTGTCACTGCAGGCCATTTTAAACACTGGACCATGATCGCAAAAGTAGCTTACCACGACGGGAATTGGCTTACAGAAGTACAGGCGAGTGATCAGAGCTACCATTGTAGCCAGAAGACTAAAGGCGAGGACCCAGCAGAAAGCGATGATGCCCACCATTCGGGTGTTGGTGATGATGGTGCTGCTCCGCAGGGGAAAACAGATGGAGACCAGCCTCTCAAAAGCCAGGATAACCAAAGAATACGATTCTATGGTGTAGAAGGAGTGGATGAAGAACATCTGGGTCAAGCACAGGTTGTACGGCACAAACTGTGAGTTGAAGAGGAACTGATCGATGCATTTTGGCACAAGGGCAGTACTGTGGCTCACATCTATGACAGACAAGCTGAACACGACCATGTACTTTGGCGTGTGAAGAGCCTCAGACTGCCATATCACCATCATCAGGAAAAAGTTCCCTAGAAGCGTTCCGAAGTAAAGGATACCCAACAACATGAAATAATAGTTAGTGTCCTTCAGGCCCTGAAAGCCCATAATGAAAAACCCAAATGGCTGGTAAATTGTCGTGTTCTCCTCCATGGATTTTAGTTCATTAGAACTTTCTGGATTTTCTTCCTTAAAATGCTCCTGATTTATTTGGTTAAGCAAGCAGCTGGAAAGAATAACAGAGACGCTTGGTAAATGTTTTATCAGAAATATCTTTTTCCTGTCCTGGCACCCATCTCTGTAATAAGACAGGGATGCAGTGGCACAGAAATGCTGGTCCTTGGTTGTAGAGGGAATGATAACATTTCATTCTGGGTCTTTATATACATCTGCTGGTtaagataaataaaacatatactTTCTCTGTAATGCATGAGTGCCCCCTTGTGGATGCTGTGAGGGATCAGCGTTCCCTTGACAATTTTTGCAATGACAGCAGTTACAAAAAAAACCAGAAAGTATATTGCATCATTTTTTACTTTGAATTTATTAGTGGAATGTGACCAGTTGGTGGCACTAAGCCCAGAAAAGGGTGATAATGGAGGTTTACTGCTATgttttttatccattttcccAGAGATTCACAAGTCATTGCTTACATTGACTCTTTCCAAAAATATGTCTTAGCGAGTTAGTTGGGTCACATAAGGACTCAGTGAGTTTCGGTTCTCAACACTAACATAtaatgaggaagcctgactttaggtcactggtggtctcatctcaaaatataaaaaaatactgaGTAAGTTTTGGAAATTGGCTCTTCACATGTGCTTTAAAAAGCCATTTACAGTGTTAGGCACATACATGCCACTAATATACCAAAGAATGTGCTTAAGACTACACTTTAAAAACAagcataaatattaaataaatgtttttctccCAAAGGACACTTTAATTCTGCAGTAAGTAATGCCAGTGAAGTCTTCAAGCAATGTAAGGTACATAAGTCTGAGGAGCAGAATTATGTGCACTAATCATGCTTAAACATAATCAAAtcaataatgtttttttaattagcattTAATGAGGTTAAGACATATGGGCACAagttttgtatttatattgatgTTAATTTCAAGataaaatactttattgatcccaagtGGAAATTTTTCTTTTGTATATAACAGTAAGGTTTATAACATGCACAAGTACAAAAACACAGTGCAACAACAGAGAGGAATataagcgcacacacacattcacactcaggCATGCATGTAAACAGCACGCGGCCCCTTGTTTCTCAATGCGGAGATTGGCAAGACTATGAAACACTGTGTCCGTTTGTCAAAACAAAGTGCTCCCCCCGGGATCTTCCTTCACTTACCTGCTAATGAGGTTTTCTTTAGATCGCTCTTAATGGGAGCCtgggcgggggggttgggggggtggatggACTGACAGGTGAAGAAGTGAGGTGTACAGTTTGATGCAGAATACAGGACAGAAAAGAAAGATGTTTATGATTTTGAGCAAAAGATACAGATAAAGAGACAGTTTATGATCCAAAGTTTTCAACATTATACTTTCCTTGTATTTCCCTATctgggtctggctgcagaacactgGGCGTTTCCACTAGGAGGACCTCTACTGTGAGACAGGAAATCCACACCTGGCCCAGACATGGCATTACAGCAAACTACCCTGTTCAGGGCCTATGGCAGGTAGCATAGGGTACAGGGCAGGAGTACATGCTTGATGGGATGCCTGTcaatcacaggacacagacacCCACAAATTCATACACTATGGGCATAGAGATGCCGAATAGCCTTTAGACTCCAGAAGAAAGCAGAGGGCCCAGTGGCAATACAGgtgacacagagagaacatacaaactctgTATTCACACGGAACAGAGGCGGATATTCACACCTGCATTGTGTTACAGCTTCTGATCTTCGGCATCTACTCGCAAACAAAAAAGCTTCCACTTATCACTTTTGCCCAGTGGGATTAAACAGGGGGAGTTATGTCAGGAAACAAGAACTACAGAGGTTCTGATGCAAGTAATATtttgtaaattaataaaaaacctTCAGCAAATCAAGGTTCTAGTCAAAGGTGGGGTTCGTGTTGAGTACCTCTAGGGCAGGTAAGAGTTTATGCAAAAACCAACCTGTTTAACAGTGAAAGATATATTATGGACTTGGATGTACTGTAATAGGCAGCCAGCAAGTATTTGTCAGGAAATGCTTTATATGCTAATGCAGGATTTCATGAAACAAACCGGATGCAGGCCAAAGGCATTGATGACATGAACGAGGCCCAAAAAGAGACAGTTGTTCTCTGTACTTTAAGCAGGAACAGAGACGTGTCTgtgcaaaaactctttggtgaTATTACAGGGTCAGCTTCCTTTCCCCACCGCAGCAGAGAGCAGCCATGCAGGGACTTAGCTTCAGGTTACGCTGTAGGAGGCTGAGCAGAGCTCTTCCACTCTTAAGTGTGTCCAAGAGCATTAAACAGGCCCTGAAGGTTAGTGCCACTGACCTAAATGCTTTGTGACATCAATGAATCAGCCATTGGCTTCGAGCTATGGGAGCCGAAAAGGAGTGCAGGTGTTACATCACCTCGAGTGCCTTGGCGGTGGGTCACCAGTGAATGGGTGATGATTGTTTTCTCCAGCTCAGGTGCACAAATCTTTAATTGAGCTGATAGTGATGTGCTGTTGGCTTTGATTGGGTTTTGTTTAACATATTTCTATATATAATGAGGTAGAGAATTAGAATGAGATGGGCTGTTTCCATAGCAATGACTATAATGATGCGTGATGTCAAAGTTCATATATCACTGCACAAAGTCTTACACTATGTGCTGCATTTTTTGTGGCAGATTGCACATCTGTTACAGTATTGGGACCTACATCTAAAGTATTGCCATTTAATGTTCTTTAAGGAGTTTTACTGTAATATCATGAAGGCAGGAGATCCAGAGTCCAGGGGTGGTCACAGAGGAAATCATCAATGAGAGTGGGATTCAAGATGTGCCAAGCCAGCACCCAACAACACCTCTCTGGATCAGGCCCCTCCTAGTTTATCAAAAACTGGAGCCCCTGTCTACCAGcctagggggtggggggggggctgcaccaGAGAGCAGAAGCGGCAATTGGATGCGCAAGTTTGGGTGAACATACCACAGGACTTACTGGCAACTTCAGACAAACTGCTGTGGGCTGATTATCATGGTGATGGGGAAACACTACAAAAGAGGACGCAAGCAGTGTTCATCTTGCTGATGAAAATTatgatgaatttttttttgctaacaAAGATATTAATTGAATGAAACGAGatgataaaatgtaatttataatGGCAAAAACTATTATAAAATGTACTCACACTTTCGTCAACTAATAAAAATGCGATTAGAATTACAGAAAAAGACAAATTTGACACTGATCCAGTCATAAGTTGCATCTTTAGTTGGTCTTGATTGTAGTTCCTGATGATTGGATATTGTTGATTTAGCCAGATTTAGGCTTATAATTCATAGTTCTGTCTCTGTATACTGGCTAGGGGTTGCACAGCTTCAGACTTTTTGAAGTCAACCGTTGTGTTCTGAAAGTTGAGTCAATCACTGATGACATCATCAATAAAACCAAAGTTGAAGGGGATGCCTTGCAAAAAACGACTATCCGTATTTGCAAAACTTATTACATATGCCGAGAACAGGGAGCTCATACACATATCTTTTGGTGAGGAATAAAACAAGTACAATATTAACAACAGGTTGGCACAATTCAGAAACAACAATTTATTTGGCAATAACACTTGTATGCTACAACTTCCAtttagaatcagaatcagaatcagctttattcgccaagtgtgctggggcacgcAAGGAATTTGGTTCCGGCTGCTAGAGACTCCCTAGTACACAGACAATAAATGACATTgtacaaacaataaattacactaTACAAGACataaaatttgaaatatatatacatgggTAACCCAAGGTACAAAGTATAAGGTGCGAGGTTTAGTGCAAACAGAGTTTAAGGGGGGAAGATTGAGAGAAGGCAGGTGACACAGCTTCGCTGTTTATGAGGATGATGGCCTGAGGGAAGATGCTGCTCCTGTGTCTTGTGGATTTTGTGTACAGAGTTCTGTAGTAcctggggaggagctggaaaaGATTGTGTCCAGGGTGTGACGGATCTGCAATGATTTTCTCTGCCCGTTTCCTAGTTTTTGAGTAGTACAAGTCCTGGAcggagggcaggggggcaccgaTGATTAAGTTCGAAGGTAGGAGGATTTAAATATCAATAAAGGCCTAACACCTGACGGAAAACAAGATTCAACCTGTAAGCCTGTTCTTCCCACCAAATTTGAGGAACCTAGTTCCTGGCCATCTCCACCAGTGACTTTTGCAACCCCTGAACACTAGCACTAACTGATAATTAATATTTTCATCATCAGTGTGAGATGAACATGCGCAATAAACATATTGCGAAAGACTGCCTAAATCACGatgaataagaaaaaatattttatttacacacaCCATGCAATCGCACTCAACATGCGAACATTTAGCCATTTAGCATGGCTTGTCATGCAAAATGTCTTCCAATATACAAATTCCTCCCTCCTGTGCAATGTTGACCAGCTGTTTGGTCGATGAGGCAATCATTATGTGCCGTATTGGTTGGGTGCACTTCTGCATCGTTAAATAAACTCGAATTAATGCAGAATGCAGAGTCCTAACGAGGACTAGGAAACCTGGGCATTTCAGTTCTGTACTGGCCTCACTCCACTGGCTTCCAGTTAGTTCCAGTACTGCTTGCCTATAATGCACTGGATGGTCTTGGACCAGAGTATATTAGCAATTTACTGGTTCCATGTAACCCCCCCCTTTGCTCTCTAGGGGAGGACTACCTGGTGGTGTCTGGGGTGGAACGATCGTAATTTGGTTGCAGGACATTCTGTTACAGACTCCAATGTTATGGAATGGTCTACCAGCAAACATCTGAGATTCAGACTCACTCCAGAGTTATTTAAGTCAAGGCTAAAATCTCTCTTGTTTAGTCTAGCATATGGCGACAAAGCTGATAGCTAGATCCAACTCCCAGCCAGGGTTATAGTGTGCTGTGCAGAATTGGTTGGGGAACAGTGTCATTGATTTTGGATGAACTGGGTGTtgagtgctgtcactctggcgtCACATGTCTCATGCGCTGTTTCGCTGCTGGAGCACAGGGATTCCTCATGCCTGTGTTTCCTCACACCTCTCCCGCCTAGTTAAGTGATACGTCAGGAAATAATACAACCGGTTAAAACACTGAATCATACCTAAATGGTGTaacagataaaaataaaaaatgtaaactgCTATATTAATTGAAGACACATTCAGTTTGACCAGGTGACATTTCCGTTTATTGAATTTACAGATctgcgtttttttttgtttttgtcattttaccTAAGAAAATCCAACCTCGTCTTGGAAAATATCACTTAGTAATGTTACTTATGCAAAGCACATACACAACTGTCTCATGGCAGCCAGGCACATCTACAGGGAAACCAGGATGCATATGCTGAGTCCAGGATCCCACAACCACACACAACAAATGCTCAACCTACAGCTCAGGCTTAAGACCTTACATACAAAGGGTAAGACACAGGTGCAAGACATGTGGACATTCAGGGTGGGATAACCGGCAATCACAAGACACACTAAGACAACAGGTAAGCTTGACAGAAGTATACAAATGCATGACATTACATGTTTATCATTTAAATAACACTGGCTGTTACATGTAAAATCAAAAGAGAAATTGATGGAAATAAAATCACTGGAAGGAAAATTCAGATATAGCTCCTATTTACAGGTGTAATGCCTTCTTGGGAATGGGCTGGTAAGGCAGGAGACGGAGTTACAGACTGGTTACAAATCAGATctaagtcgaatttgtaggaAATTCGGAACAGGCATATGGAGTTCCTATTTTATTTAGTTAAATGTTTGTCTcaatatatagtatatactTTACCTTTCTACCGTTCTATTCGAGGTCATAATTGAGGATGTACTAAAAGTACTGTTTTGGTCTTATCACATGCTTTCGTAGAAACTTCTTAATTTGCTCCATCACCTCCTCTGTCTTCAGCGAGTAAATGATAGGGTTCAGGAGGGCAGGTAAGACCATTGACAGTGATGTGTTAAGAATTCGGGTGTTAACTTCAACTGTGATGTTAATCCATGCAATGGTGTAAATCACCAGGATTGGCATGAAAAATATTGCTACCAGAATCAGGTGTGCGGTGCAGGTTCTCACTGCCTTCCATCGCCCTTCGGCAGAATTGATTCGGGAGATGGCGATGACAATGCACACATACGAGGATAGGATGAATGCCAGGGgcacaaaaatgacaacaatcagggaCAGACTAGTAATCCTCCAGTTCACAGTGTTGTCACTGCAGGCCATTTTAAACACTGGACCATGATCGCAAAAGTAGCTTACCACGACGGGAATTGGCTTACAGAAGTACAGGCGAGTGATCAGAGCTACCATTGTAGCCAGAAGAGTAAAGGCCAGGACCCAGCAGAAAGCGATGATGCCCACCATTCGGGTGTTGGTGATGATGGTGCTGCTCCGCAGGGGAAAACAGATGGAGACCAGCCTCTCAAAAGCCAGGATAACCAAAGAATACGATTCTATGGCGTAGAAGGAGTGGACGAAGAACATCTGGGTCAAGCACAGGTTGTACGGCACAAACTGTGAGTTGAAGAGGAACTGATCGATGCATTTTGGCACAAGGGCAGTACTGTGGCTCACATCTATGACGGATAGGCTGAACACGACCATGTACTTTGGCGTGTGAAGAGCCTCAGACTGCCATATCACCATCATCAGGAAAAAGTTCCCTAGAAGCGTTCCGATGTAAAGGATACCCAAGAACATGAAATAATAGTTAGTGTCCTTCAGGCCCTGAAAGCCCATAATGAAAAACCCAAATGGCTGGTAAATCGTCGTGTTCTCCTCCATGGATTTTAGTTCATTAGAACTTTCTGGATTTTCTTCCTTAAAATGCTCCTGATTTATTTGGTTAAGCAAGTAGCTGGAAAGAATAACAGAGACGCTTGGTAAATGATTTATCAGAAATATCTTTTTCCTGTCCTGGCACCCATCTCTGTAATAAGACAGGGATGCAGTGGCACAGAAATGCTGGTCCTTGGTTGTAGAGAAAACGATAACATTTCATTCTGGGTCTTTATATACATCTGCTGGTTAAGATAAATAAAACATGTACTTTCTCTGTAATGCATGAGTGCCCCCTTGTGGATGCTGTGAGGGATCAGCGTTCCCTTGACAATTTTTGCAATGACagcagttacaaaaaaaaaacagaaagtatATTGCATCATTTTTTACTTTGAATTTATTAGTGTAATGTGACCAGTTGGTGGCACTAAGCCCAGAAAAGGGTGATAATGGAGGTTTACTGCTATgttttttatccattttcccAGAGATTCACAAGTCATTGCTTACATTGACTCGTTCCAAAAATATGTCTTAGCGAGTTAGTTGGGTCACATAAGGACTCAGTGAGTTTCGGTTCTCAACACTAACATAtaatgaggaagcctgactttaggtcactggtggtctcatctcaaaaaatgacaaaaaacttAAGTTTTGGAAATTGGCTCTTCACATGTGCTTTAAAAAGCCATTTACAGTGTTAGGCACGTACATGCCACTAATATACCGAAGAATGTGCTTAAGACTACACTTTAAAAACAagcataaatattaaataaatgtttttctccCAAAGGACACTTTAATTCTGCAGTAAGTAATGCCAGTGAAGTCTTCAAGCAATGTAAGGTACATAAGTCTGAGGAGCAGAATTATGTGCACTAATCATGCTTAAACATAATCAAAtcaataatgtttttttaatttgcatttaaTGAGGTTAAGACATATGGGCACAagttttgtatttatattgatgTTAATTTCAAGataaaatactttattgat includes these proteins:
- the LOC140579759 gene encoding olfactory receptor 51F2-like; protein product: MEENTTIYQPFGFFIMGFQGLKDTNYYFMLLGILYFGTLLGNFFLMMVIWQSEALHTPKYMVVFSLSVIDVSHSTALVPKCIDQFLFNSQFVPYNLCLTQMFFIHSFYTIESYSLVILAFERLVSICFPLRSSTIITNTRMVGIIAFCWVLAFSLLATMVALITRLYFCKPIPVVVSYFCDHGPVFKMACSDNTVNWRITSLSLIVVIFVPLAFILASYMCIVIAISRINSAEGRWKAVRTCTAHLILVAMFFMPILVIYTIAWINITIEVNTRILNTSLSMVLPALLNPIIYSLKTEEVMEQIKRLLRKHVIRPKQYF
- the LOC140579637 gene encoding olfactory receptor 51F2-like; the encoded protein is MEENTTIYQPFGFFIMGFQGLKDTNYYFMFLGILYIGTLLGNFFLMMVIWQSEALHTPKYMVVFSLSVIDVSHSTALVPKCIDQFLFNSQFVPYNLCLTQMFFVHSFYAIESYSLVILAFERLVSICFPLRSSTIITNTRMVGIIAFCWVLAFTLLATMVALITRLYFCKPIPVVVSYFCDHGPVFKMACSDNTVNWRITSLSLIVVIFVPLAFILSSYVCIVIAISRINSAEGRWKAVRTCTAHLILVAIFFMPILVIYTIAWINITVEVNTRILNTSLSMVLPALLNPIIYSLKTEEVMEQIKKFLRKHVIRPKQYF